The Spirosoma foliorum genome has a window encoding:
- a CDS encoding LytR/AlgR family response regulator transcription factor: MRCLIVDDEPLAHAVLSDYIRKVPFLELVGATTSPIDALTRVQQGEVDLVFLDIQMPELTGMQFLKLVERAVSDHKCRVILTTAYSTYALEGYEHNVVDYLLKPVSFERFYKAVQKLLPPIQSAVPASNLVPDTTQNSLIEPAPKDFIFVKTEYRLQRVSLSDILYCEGLKDYVSLYTPAERILALQTMKSLEEKLLPHQFARVHKSYIVALNRIESIERNRIYINHPGHSQAIVPIGETYRDAFYRLIED, from the coding sequence ATGCGCTGCCTTATTGTTGACGACGAACCGCTCGCCCACGCTGTTTTAAGCGACTACATTCGGAAAGTACCTTTTCTGGAACTGGTTGGCGCCACGACCAGCCCAATCGACGCCTTGACGCGGGTACAACAGGGCGAGGTAGACCTGGTTTTTCTGGATATTCAGATGCCCGAACTCACAGGAATGCAATTCCTAAAATTGGTAGAACGAGCCGTTAGTGACCATAAGTGCCGGGTTATTCTGACCACCGCCTATTCAACCTACGCGCTGGAAGGCTACGAACACAATGTGGTGGATTATCTGCTCAAGCCCGTCTCGTTCGAACGGTTCTATAAAGCGGTGCAAAAACTGCTACCGCCCATTCAGTCGGCAGTACCTGCTAGTAATCTGGTGCCCGATACTACCCAGAATAGTCTGATTGAACCGGCCCCCAAGGATTTCATTTTCGTCAAGACAGAATACCGCTTGCAACGCGTTAGTTTGAGCGACATTTTGTATTGCGAAGGACTAAAAGATTATGTCTCGCTTTATACGCCAGCCGAGCGGATTCTGGCGCTCCAAACCATGAAAAGTCTGGAAGAAAAGCTGCTGCCCCATCAGTTTGCCCGAGTTCACAAATCCTATATTGTGGCACTCAACCGAATTGAATCCATTGAACGAAACCGCATATACATTAATCATCCAGGCCACTCTCAGGCGATTGTCCCCATTGGTGAAACGTACCGAGATGCTTTCTATCGACTGATTGAGGACTAG
- a CDS encoding HlyD family secretion protein: MNESEFSYGLVTYLPRVSVRSQIIYTTVLGVILLTVLALPFIYVDVSVQANGLVRPVAERSEVKATAGAVVEKVMVREWEPVRKGQPLFQLRSDALDTKKQLVDNQIAEKAAFVRDLDQLTTKSWKVVNGLAAPLYRQEYNQFRAIVEESWNLQEKRKRELQTAQLLYSQKAIARLEYEDALYAHKASLARYNTLVEQQRSDWQTDLTQVRRDLANLESDAKQLHEEQELYILKAPTGGTASQLAGRYAGSYVQPGDVLAVVSPDSTLIVEAYVPSKDIGLLKPGQPVRLQVDAFNYNQWGLLTGRVMDIANDFTTTNGEPVFKVRCQLDKPYLSLQNGYQGRLKKGMTVQTRFQVARRSLFQLLYDKADDWLNPAVSNPKTATASSQKEGGSSI; this comes from the coding sequence ATGAACGAATCTGAATTCTCCTATGGCCTAGTCACTTACCTGCCCAGGGTTAGTGTGCGGAGCCAGATTATTTATACAACGGTTCTGGGCGTTATCCTGCTTACGGTACTGGCCTTACCGTTTATATATGTTGATGTGTCGGTGCAGGCAAATGGGCTAGTTCGGCCTGTTGCGGAACGTAGCGAAGTGAAAGCCACAGCCGGGGCAGTCGTTGAGAAAGTAATGGTGCGGGAATGGGAGCCTGTTCGCAAAGGACAGCCGCTTTTTCAATTGCGGTCCGATGCATTAGATACCAAAAAGCAGCTGGTAGATAATCAAATTGCCGAAAAAGCCGCATTTGTTCGTGATCTGGACCAGTTAACGACTAAATCCTGGAAAGTCGTCAATGGATTAGCCGCTCCCCTTTATCGACAGGAGTATAACCAGTTTCGGGCTATTGTCGAAGAAAGTTGGAATTTGCAGGAAAAGCGAAAACGGGAACTTCAAACGGCACAACTACTCTACTCGCAAAAAGCAATTGCACGACTTGAATACGAAGATGCGCTTTATGCGCACAAGGCTTCTCTGGCACGATATAACACGCTCGTTGAACAACAACGAAGTGACTGGCAGACCGATCTGACACAGGTTCGGCGTGATTTAGCCAACTTGGAATCGGATGCCAAACAACTGCATGAAGAGCAGGAATTGTACATACTAAAAGCCCCGACTGGTGGTACGGCTAGTCAGTTAGCTGGACGATATGCGGGTAGTTATGTGCAACCGGGCGATGTGCTGGCCGTTGTTTCTCCAGACTCTACTCTAATCGTCGAAGCCTACGTTCCCTCGAAAGATATTGGTTTGCTAAAGCCCGGTCAGCCAGTACGATTACAGGTCGACGCGTTCAATTATAACCAATGGGGTTTGCTGACGGGGCGTGTAATGGATATTGCGAATGACTTTACAACGACGAATGGCGAGCCAGTTTTTAAAGTTCGGTGCCAGCTGGATAAGCCATACCTGAGTTTACAAAACGGTTATCAGGGTCGTTTGAAGAAAGGAATGACGGTTCAGACTCGCTTTCAGGTTGCCCGTCGTTCGTTGTTTCAGTTGCTTTACGACAAAGCCGATGATTGGCTAAACCCGGCTGTGAGTAATCCCAAAACGGCTACAGCAAGCTCGCAGAAGGAGGGCGGCAGCTCCATATGA
- a CDS encoding Dabb family protein — MFVHTVFFWLHHPESQDDHTALRAGLETLKAVTEITTVYIGTPAETRRPVIDHSYDFALTLVFADQAAHDVYQTHPVHLAFVDKCAHLWQRVQIYDAVS, encoded by the coding sequence ATGTTTGTTCATACCGTTTTTTTCTGGCTTCATCATCCCGAAAGTCAGGACGACCATACGGCACTTCGTGCCGGTCTCGAAACACTGAAAGCCGTAACCGAAATCACGACCGTTTACATCGGCACGCCTGCCGAAACGCGTCGGCCGGTTATTGACCACAGCTATGATTTTGCGCTAACATTGGTTTTCGCCGACCAGGCCGCTCATGATGTTTATCAGACACATCCTGTTCATCTGGCCTTCGTTGATAAATGTGCTCACCTCTGGCAGCGTGTGCAGATTTACGATGCGGTGAGTTAG
- a CDS encoding helix-turn-helix domain-containing protein, whose translation MPVLSEKLRRLRQLFGYSQEYIAFNIGMTQPAYCKWESGQTQPSINKLEELANIYQLSLGDLLNDDDIDIIRKLIAGEHFAEKLLGRGDVS comes from the coding sequence ATGCCAGTACTATCGGAAAAGCTTCGTCGGTTACGTCAGTTGTTTGGGTATTCGCAGGAGTATATTGCGTTTAACATCGGAATGACCCAACCTGCTTATTGCAAATGGGAAAGTGGGCAAACTCAACCTTCTATTAATAAATTGGAAGAGCTCGCTAATATATACCAACTAAGCCTTGGCGATCTACTGAACGATGACGATATCGACATCATCCGAAAGCTGATAGCGGGTGAGCATTTTGCCGAAAAATTACTGGGGCGTGGCGATGTGAGCTAG
- a CDS encoding sensor histidine kinase: MTLHLPAFFNNRTHIRNLLYLTLWATMVLLNADDPKKHALVFDPLEISFSLSFWLAAWFEHAIVLTHLLNRQRLGWALLGSVGAMGGFILTRYLLEQVFYWHLFGFTNYDPDVSKLAYAWDNRFYAIYAIGLGLAFKVIEDWFVHQQERIELVSERNTAELAFLKSQVNPHFLFNTLNNIYSLAYTKSDDAPGAILKLSELMRYMLYDSNEHNGGTGRVPLSKEVDYLKNYVELEKLRVANANVLFSVEGNTDLFRIEPLLLVSFVENAFKHGDLTDPNQPLVLDLSVRNGRLRFDTLNKKMNRQTDSAGGIGLTNVKRRLALLYPDQHTLHVTNDQDSYACSLELSL, translated from the coding sequence ATGACGCTTCACCTACCTGCTTTTTTTAACAACCGTACCCATATTCGGAATCTGCTCTACCTTACCCTTTGGGCAACGATGGTGCTGTTGAATGCCGATGACCCTAAAAAGCATGCGTTGGTTTTTGATCCACTGGAGATTTCATTCAGTCTGTCCTTCTGGCTGGCGGCCTGGTTCGAACACGCCATTGTGCTCACTCACTTGCTTAATCGGCAGCGGCTCGGATGGGCACTTTTGGGCTCAGTGGGGGCTATGGGAGGATTTATTCTTACCCGTTATTTGCTGGAACAAGTTTTTTACTGGCATTTATTTGGCTTCACCAACTACGATCCCGACGTTTCTAAACTCGCTTATGCCTGGGATAATCGGTTTTATGCCATCTATGCCATTGGCCTTGGGCTGGCGTTTAAGGTTATTGAAGATTGGTTTGTTCACCAACAGGAACGTATCGAACTTGTCAGCGAGCGCAACACCGCTGAGTTAGCCTTTCTGAAATCGCAGGTGAACCCACACTTTCTGTTCAACACGCTGAATAACATTTATTCGCTCGCCTACACCAAATCGGATGATGCGCCGGGGGCCATTCTGAAACTGTCGGAATTGATGCGCTATATGCTCTACGACAGCAACGAACATAATGGAGGAACGGGGCGGGTACCGTTATCGAAAGAAGTGGACTACCTGAAAAACTACGTCGAACTCGAAAAGCTTCGGGTTGCCAATGCCAACGTTTTATTTAGCGTGGAGGGTAATACCGATCTGTTCCGAATTGAACCGTTGTTGCTGGTTTCCTTTGTTGAAAATGCCTTTAAACACGGCGACCTGACGGACCCGAACCAACCGCTGGTGCTTGATTTAAGCGTCCGAAACGGTAGATTGCGTTTCGACACGCTCAACAAAAAAATGAACCGACAGACCGATTCGGCGGGTGGTATTGGCCTGACGAATGTAAAACGGCGGCTGGCGTTGCTCTATCCCGACCAACATACGCTACATGTTACGAATGATCAGGATAGTTACGCCTGTTCGCTGGAGTTAAGTTTATAA
- a CDS encoding DUF5694 domain-containing protein: protein MKLLISFFLIIISFLASAQSNKNSQPLEILFIAAAHDYGAKPIEDFSYPINKALAFKPDAVFGENLSPEDYDALDRHWNKEAIDKRLAYLTKIGYPLPKHPQAFIARQYKLLRKYPYYHQERMKLAHALYLTHDFGNASYQFYLLDKLRPAFGAEEIAAFTQILGPVDSLKNVGFRRSNEYYNIFHPIAQSLKLDKIMPMDCQKYNTPWSAAWEKTDSLYKLFEKGIEADTNSADYKTYLRLNTENNELQRLLNKANQAGKSTAFLNTADWDKYTDFGNFYGNRYLFGLKNFPEEGVRDMLKYWTLRNEGMCQNIVDRARKIGAKRVVVGVGASHRELMVKLLKEMPGVTVYTLNEYQP from the coding sequence ATGAAATTACTTATTTCTTTTTTCCTGATAATCATCTCGTTCCTGGCTTCGGCTCAATCGAATAAGAATAGCCAGCCACTTGAAATCCTGTTTATTGCAGCAGCTCACGACTACGGTGCCAAACCGATTGAAGACTTTTCGTATCCGATCAATAAAGCGCTTGCGTTTAAACCAGATGCCGTATTTGGTGAGAATCTCTCGCCCGAAGACTACGATGCACTGGACCGACACTGGAATAAAGAAGCCATTGATAAGCGACTGGCTTATCTGACCAAAATCGGCTATCCGTTACCCAAACACCCGCAGGCGTTCATTGCCCGTCAGTATAAGTTGCTCCGTAAATACCCGTACTATCATCAGGAGCGTATGAAACTAGCGCATGCTTTATACCTGACCCATGATTTTGGGAACGCATCTTATCAGTTTTACCTGCTCGATAAGCTACGTCCAGCTTTTGGTGCCGAGGAAATAGCCGCGTTTACCCAGATACTCGGCCCGGTTGATTCGCTCAAAAATGTTGGTTTCCGACGCTCAAACGAATATTATAACATCTTCCACCCAATAGCGCAGTCACTGAAACTGGATAAAATTATGCCGATGGACTGTCAGAAGTACAACACGCCCTGGAGTGCGGCCTGGGAGAAAACGGACTCACTGTATAAGCTCTTCGAAAAGGGAATTGAAGCCGATACGAACTCCGCCGATTATAAAACATACCTACGATTGAATACTGAAAACAATGAACTTCAGCGCTTGCTAAATAAGGCTAATCAGGCCGGTAAGTCGACTGCGTTTCTGAACACCGCCGATTGGGACAAATACACAGACTTTGGCAATTTTTATGGAAATCGCTATCTATTTGGGCTGAAAAACTTTCCTGAAGAGGGCGTTCGGGACATGCTGAAATACTGGACGCTTCGGAATGAAGGAATGTGCCAGAATATTGTTGATCGTGCTCGGAAAATTGGGGCAAAGCGCGTTGTGGTTGGCGTAGGCGCTTCGCATAGGGAGTTGATGGTGAAGCTGTTAAAGGAGATGCCCGGCGTAACGGTGTATACCCTGAACGAGTATCAGCCCTGA